A single Pseudomonas sp. MM223 DNA region contains:
- the ispF gene encoding 2-C-methyl-D-erythritol 2,4-cyclodiphosphate synthase (*Name ispF) produces the protein MRIGHGYDVHRFCDGDFITLGGVRIPHKYGLLAHSDGDVLLHALSDALLGAAALGDIGKHFPDTDPQFKGADSRVLLRHVVGIVKAKGWKVGNVDATIVAQAPKMAPHIETMRQLIAEDLQVELDQVNVKATTTEKLGFTGREEGIAVHSVALLLPA, from the coding sequence ATGCGTATTGGCCATGGCTACGATGTGCACCGTTTCTGCGACGGTGATTTCATTACCCTGGGCGGGGTGCGTATCCCCCACAAATACGGCCTGCTGGCCCATTCCGACGGCGACGTGCTGCTGCACGCCCTGAGCGATGCCTTGCTGGGCGCTGCGGCGCTGGGCGACATCGGCAAGCACTTCCCCGACACCGACCCACAATTCAAGGGTGCCGACAGCCGCGTGCTGCTGCGCCATGTGGTCGGCATCGTCAAGGCCAAGGGCTGGAAGGTCGGCAATGTCGACGCCACCATCGTCGCCCAGGCGCCGAAGATGGCCCCGCACATCGAGACCATGCGCCAGCTGATCGCCGAAGACCTGCAGGTCGAGCTCGACCAGGTCAACGTCAAGGCCACCACGACTGAAAAGCTGGGCTTCACCGGCCGTGAGGAAGGGATTGCCGTGCATTCGGTCGCCCTGCTGCTGCCAGCATGA
- the truD gene encoding tRNA pseudouridine synthase D (*Name truD): MTELELLGPRASGEPLGTAVLKAVAEDFQVDEVLDIPLSGQGEHLWLWVEKRDLNTEEAARRLARAAGVPVRSISYAGLKDRQALTRQWFSLHLPGKADPDLSRAEDASLRVLKQVRHQRKLQRGAHSANGFTLRLTALAADHQAVDARLAQLKQHGVPNYFGTQRFGHGGGNVHDALDWAARSALPEQRNVRSRLLSAGRSYLFNQVLAARVAEGSWAQAQVGDLLAFTDSRSFFPAGEAECADPRLAILDLHPTGPMWGEGNSPSGGATAQLENAVGARQPALCQWLARAGMDHERRILRLPIGGLTWHYPEPDILQLEFVLPAGCFATVVVREVVDLVSAGQTDSPCVF, from the coding sequence ATGACCGAACTGGAACTGCTGGGCCCGCGCGCATCGGGCGAACCCTTGGGTACCGCTGTCCTCAAGGCGGTGGCCGAAGACTTCCAGGTCGACGAAGTGCTGGACATCCCACTGTCCGGCCAGGGCGAGCACCTGTGGCTGTGGGTTGAAAAGCGTGACCTGAACACCGAAGAGGCTGCCCGCCGGCTGGCGCGTGCCGCAGGCGTGCCGGTGCGCTCGATCAGCTACGCCGGGCTCAAGGACCGTCAGGCCCTGACCCGCCAGTGGTTCAGCCTGCACCTGCCGGGCAAGGCCGACCCGGACCTGTCGCGCGCTGAAGATGCCAGCCTGCGCGTGCTCAAGCAGGTACGCCACCAGCGCAAACTGCAGCGTGGCGCGCATTCGGCCAACGGCTTCACCCTGCGTCTGACGGCCCTGGCTGCCGACCACCAGGCTGTGGATGCACGCCTGGCACAGCTCAAGCAGCACGGTGTGCCCAACTATTTCGGCACCCAGCGCTTCGGCCATGGCGGTGGTAACGTCCACGACGCCCTCGACTGGGCCGCACGCAGCGCGTTGCCCGAGCAGCGCAACGTGCGTTCGCGCCTGCTTTCGGCCGGGCGCAGCTACCTGTTCAATCAGGTGCTGGCTGCACGCGTCGCCGAAGGTAGCTGGGCGCAGGCCCAGGTCGGCGACCTGCTGGCGTTCACCGACAGCCGTAGCTTCTTCCCGGCGGGTGAAGCGGAATGTGCCGACCCGCGCCTGGCGATTCTCGACCTGCACCCGACCGGCCCGATGTGGGGCGAGGGCAATTCCCCGTCAGGCGGCGCAACCGCGCAGCTGGAGAATGCCGTTGGCGCGCGGCAGCCGGCACTTTGCCAGTGGTTGGCCCGGGCGGGCATGGATCACGAACGGCGTATTTTGCGGCTCCCTATTGGCGGCCTGACATGGCATTATCCCGAGCCTGATATCCTGCAACTGGAATTCGTCCTGCCGGCCGGATGCTTCGCCACCGTAGTGGTGCGCGAAGTCGTGGATCTGGTGTCGGCAGGGCAGACGGACAGCCCATGCGTATTCTGA
- the surE gene encoding 5'-nucleotidase SurE (*Name surE), with the protein MRILISNDDGVTAPGIAALHAALADYAECAVIAPDQDKSGASSSLTLDRPLHPQTLANGFISLNGTPTDCVHLGLNGLLPDVPDMVVSGINLGANLGDDVLYSGTVAAALEGRFLGGTSLAFSLLSRQPDNLPTAAYIARRLVEAQSRLVLPPRTVLNVNIPNLPLEHIRGIQLTRLGHRARAAAPTKVVNPRGKEGYWIAVAGDAEDGGPGTDFHAVMQGFVSITPLQLDRTFNDAFEQLDGWLEGLL; encoded by the coding sequence ATGCGTATTCTGATTTCGAACGACGACGGTGTTACCGCACCTGGCATCGCCGCGCTGCACGCTGCGCTGGCGGATTACGCCGAGTGCGCGGTGATCGCCCCGGATCAAGACAAGAGCGGCGCCAGCAGTTCGCTGACGCTGGACCGGCCACTGCACCCGCAGACCCTGGCCAACGGCTTCATCAGCCTCAACGGCACACCGACCGACTGTGTGCACCTGGGGCTCAATGGGCTGTTGCCGGACGTGCCGGACATGGTCGTCTCGGGGATCAACCTCGGTGCCAACCTGGGTGATGACGTGCTGTACTCGGGCACGGTCGCCGCCGCGTTGGAAGGCCGTTTCCTTGGCGGCACGTCGCTGGCGTTTTCGCTGTTGTCGCGTCAGCCAGACAACCTGCCGACGGCGGCCTACATCGCCCGTCGCCTGGTCGAGGCACAGTCGCGTCTGGTGCTGCCGCCGCGTACCGTACTCAACGTCAACATCCCCAACCTGCCGCTGGAGCACATTCGTGGTATCCAGCTCACCCGCCTGGGGCACCGGGCACGGGCGGCGGCACCGACCAAGGTGGTCAACCCGCGCGGCAAGGAAGGCTACTGGATCGCCGTGGCCGGTGACGCCGAGGATGGCGGCCCGGGCACCGATTTCCATGCGGTGATGCAAGGTTTTGTATCGATCACGCCGCTGCAGCTCGACCGCACCTTCAATGATGCCTTCGAGCAGCTCGACGGTTGGCTGGAGGGCCTGCTCTGA